In Prochlorococcus marinus CUG1435, the genomic window TAAATCGCCTCTATTTTGAAAATTCTTATTGTTTAATTTAATTTCTATATCTATGCCCTTTATCGATACCCCACTACATTCATCCAAATTTGGTTCTTTTGTAGAAAAAGTAAAAAGCGATGGTACAGGTTTAACAATGGTGTGACCAAGATTTTGAGCTAATTTATATCCGCTTGGATTACCTCCAGTTGAAAGAATAATATTTTTTGCAGTTACCTTTGCTTTTTTTAGACTAAAAATATTAAATATATTATCTGGAGTTTTTGAAATTTCTTTTACAAAAAATTTTGTTAATATCTCCACGTTTTTTGATAAAGCACTTTTTCTCAAACAATCAATAACATCTGAAGAAGAATTAGACACTGGGAATACTCTTAAATCTCCCTCAATTTTTAATTTTAACCCTTTTTTTTCAAACCAATCATAAACATCTCCAGCAGCAAAACGATTAAATGATTCCAAGAGCTGAATCCCACCTCTTGGGTAATTCTCAACTAGTTCATTCGGTATCCATGTAGCATTAGTGACGTTACACCTTCCCCCTCCACTAATCCTTATTTTCTCCATAAGTTTTGAAGTTCCTTCAAGAATTATTATTCTTTTTACTCCATTTTCAGCAGCAGTTATTGCTGTCATAAAACCTGCTGCACCGCCTCCTATAACTGCTAAATCAAAAGGTTCCAAAAACTTATCATTCAATATGCTTCTTTCTGATAATAGCAGGGAGTTACAAAGAAAAATTATTCCAAAAACTATCAAAAAAATAAATAAAAAACTTCATAATAAATAGCTGCAATTCACTTATTTTAAAATTTCTAAAAAAATCAACGCAGTCGTTATTTTTATGCTTTAACTTAATTAAATGAGTCTGATTTTTTCTTACGTTAAATATTCTGAGGCCAGTTTTCCAATGACTGGTCAATATACTGCTCTTCTTTTAATAACTTCTGTTATTTGGGTTTTACTTTGGGTTGGATATAGACAAAATAAGATAAATGATGAGATCAAGAAAAAAGAAAAAGAAGAAAGAATTAATGCGAAAGTGCAAAGAAGAAAGAAGTTAGAAAGTTTATATCCTAGTAATAAAAAAACTGTTTAGAATTAACAATTTATCTTAAGTAAATATGCAAAAAAATAATTTCAAATCACTAATTCAGTACTTACCAGGGATTTTGATTCTTGTTTATGTATTCTCTTTAGCATTTACTCAATTTATAAGATAAAATTTCTAAAAATTACTCGTTTTGATTGGAATCCTATCTGCTTTTGGAGCTGCTGCATCTTGGACTTATGCTTGCTTTATTTGGCGCTCGCAAACTCAGAAATATAAAACAATAGATATTAATTTAATAAAAAATATAATAGCTTTTTTAGTTTTTACACCTGCCTTTATTAGTATTAGTTCTACAACTGAATTAAAAAACATATTTATCCTATTAGTTAGTGGAATAATAGGTATTGGTTTAGGTGATACTTTCTACCTAAAGTCATTACAAACAATCGGTACAAGAAAAACTTTATCTGTAGAAACTCTTTCTCCGTTAATGGCTGCTTTTTCAGGGGAAATTTTTATTAATGAAGATTTAACAATTAAATCATGGGTTGGGTTAATCATAGTATCGATTTCGCTATTCATAATTCTCAAAAAAGGGAATGATTTTAAAGATGAAAACTCACCTTTATTAGAAAAAAATAATTTTAAGATTTTTGCTTTTCCTTTTTTATCAGTTTTATGTGCTGTTCTTGGAGGTCTTTTTTCAAGGATTGTTTTCCTACAAAGCAATTTATCACCTTTCATTACAACTGAGATAAGATTAATAGGTGCAATAATTTTTTTAATAACTTTAAAAGGGTTTAAGATCAATTTTTTCTTAAAAAACATAGAAAAAAAAGAACAAAAAAAATTTTTGCTTTCAATACTTCTTGGAACCAATATAGGAATATTGCTACAACAAATTGTATTTAAAACTCTTCCCATAGGAATAGGTTGGGCATTATTAAGCACATCTCCAGTAATTTCTTTACTTTTCGCTAAGAATGAGGAAAGAGAAATTACCAAAAAAATAATATTTTTTACTTGTTTTTTATTTTTTGGCTTAACATTAATAATTATTTAATCTAAGAGTTAATGTAATAAATACTCATGTTAATAGAAATCAGATTAAATAAAATTATTATGTAAAAACTCAGAAAAATGAAAATTTTAAAGAAAAAAAGACTTGGAACAATGGAGGTTTATTTTATTTTTTTAAGCTGTATTTATGTAGGATTTATAGGTTATAAATCTCTATTAAATATTTTATTTACTTGAGATTAATTAATTCTTTGGAATGATTTAATCAACTTACCGCCATCTTGATCATCATCATCGTTTGAAGCGAAAAAAATAAAAAATATCCCAAGAGAAGCTATAGATAATGAAATTGACAATACAGAAAGCTCGTCCATAAATTTTAATTTTTTTTATGATAAACCAAAAAAAATAAAAGACAGTAAAAAAAAACACATTCTTGCAAATATAAATTTCCTTTATTTGTAAAATAAAAAAAATATCCTAATTATTTCGTGAAAGTTATAATCACTTCCCCTTGTAGTGCAGGCATAATAATTCATTATGAAATAAAAAGTTGGCCTATTTGGGAATGTGAGCCAAGAAATTTCAATGGAATTACGATGATAAAGAAACTTGCTTAATTCTTGAAGGCCAAGCGAAAATTAGTACGAAAAACGGTGACATTTATTTTATTAAAGCTGGAGATCTTGTTGAGTTTCCTGCTGGACTTGACTGCTAATGGGAAATAACAAAAAGTATTAAAAAACATTATCGATTGGGCAGCTAGATTTAAGAAATAAGATTTTTTCTTTCTTTACTGCTAAGTCAATGCAGATAACATATGTTTAATAAATAATTTTCAAAAGGGGGACTAATATTATGCCTTTTACTGATCAAGAATATTTTGAGGTTATTGAAAAAAACGAAATAGTAAAAAAAGCTTTTGAAAATATTAAGCAAATTTGCATTGATTTGCAAAAACAAACAAATTGTCCTGAAGAGGACCTAAAAGATTTTCTTGAGTTTATTTCTAAAAAATGGAATAAGTAATAATTAACAAGCCTTTAAAGAATACTAGATTTAAATCTCAATTTAGTTTTTTCACAGAATCAGTTCTAATCTAATTCCCTTTTTGGTTTTGTATTGATACTGGAAGTTCCCTTAGCAGCAGAAACAAAGAAAAAGAAGCCTACAATTCCTGATATACCAAATATCGCAGCCAAAGGATCAAAAGTGAAAGAAAACATAGAATTTATAAAATCAAGATAAATAATAGTTTTTGAATCAAAATTGCACAATTATTGTTAAGTATAAAAAATAACAATAACGCGATTCATTATGTCATTATTAGTTTCTCATAAGGTTCAACAAAATTATTATTTACATTCATATTGAAGAATAAAAATATCAATAAATACTAAAGATTTATTCTTGGGACAGAGAAAAGTTTAAAAAATATTTATAGAAATATTGAATAACACTTCCCGGAGGATCCACAATTGTTGTTTCTTTAGATTAATATCAATCCATGACAGATTTCTACTCAGCCTCTTCTGCAGTAAGCCCACTTACAGCAATATTATGGTGTATTTATCCAATTTCTGTTCTTGTAATCATTGAATTACTTCTAGGTGGTGGATTCGATGATGATAACGATGATCAAGATGGTGGAATGCTTATACCTGCTTACTCTAGATCTGACGTTTGAAATTTTTTAAATTTTAAACTCCAATTTCTGTAAAATTTCAGTAGATTGATTAACAATATTGATACAATTCATGTTTCACTAATTACACTTACCATTCTTATCTTTTCCTCCCTGTCTTGGCTTGCATTGAGAACCCTTAAAGAAGGGAGAAAAGCTTTAATAGATATAAATAAGGATAAATCGTAAAAAACTTAAATAAATACTAGAATTTGAAGGATTACTAAGTAAGACAACTACAAATTCATAGTTTTTCCTTTTTTCTGACGGGGCTTTCCTACTAATTGCTTTAATAACTAAAAATGCATCTAAATTCTTTACTTTATATTTGTTCTATATCTTTATTCATTTATATAATGGCTCTATTTTGGAGAGACTTGCCAAATCAAAAAAAGTAAATAATTAATATTAAATTTATTGCTTATTAAAATCAATTGAGTTATTAATTAAATATTGGATTTAATTTTTTTTATATAAATGCTTAAAGAATCTTCAAATAACGATAACAAAAATATATTCTCAGAGACTATAAGTATTGAAAAAGAAAAGATGATTTGCAAAGACGGATTCTGTTCATTACCAAATAAAGATGAGATCCCAAAACAAGATTCAAATGATATTAATTTATTTGATCCTGTTTAGGAAATAAATAATTTTCTAATAAATTAAAGATTAAATAGAATATGTTCAATTTTTAAATTTTTAATTTATGCTTAATGACTTTTTCATTGCATATAAAGAGTTTTGGATTAAAGCTACAGACTTCAAAGGATTCACATCTCGATCGGACTGGTGGTTAGTTCAACTAGCGAATCTTATAATTTCTTTCCTAACTATCCCAATATTTTTAAAAACGTATGGTTTCAATGCTTATGGATTAGTTTGTATTATTCCTCAAATAGCTATTGATATAAGAAGAATCAGAGATTTTGGAAAAGATTGGAAATGGATTTTTATTAATTTAATACCTATCTTCGGATGGATCTTGTGGTTCATCTGGCTAGGCTTTGGAAAGACTGGAAATGGGAAAAATAAACTTATGTAAAAATTAACTCCTCATTTTTTCCTTTTTTTAAAATCTACAAATCTTACCTTCTTGCTAAATTCTATTTGTTTTTCAAGGATTCTAAACACATGCATCTCGCATTCGGTTAATTTAAGAAACTGATCGAGTATATCTTTATCTTCTTCATCAAAATCTTCGAAAACTTTTGATATAGCAGTACTATTTCTAGAAATAAAATCCTCTGCTACATCTCGTGGATTCTTTCCGGATTCGAAATCCTTAAAAGCTTCATAAGAATTAAGTTCTCTCGTTAACCATTTAAACCATGGTTCACTTTTATTATGTTTTTTATTTATGATTTTGTTCATGAAAAATTTTTTACTAGTTTAATCATTATTAGTTATTCATTCTTTGACAGCTGTACAAATACTTATTTAAAAAATTTAATTAAAGATTAACCTTTTTTATTTTTTACGAAATAACTAACATAATTACCATAAAGCTTCTAGAAGAATAAGTATTTA contains:
- a CDS encoding NAD(P)/FAD-dependent oxidoreductase, giving the protein MEPFDLAVIGGGAAGFMTAITAAENGVKRIIILEGTSKLMEKIRISGGGRCNVTNATWIPNELVENYPRGGIQLLESFNRFAAGDVYDWFEKKGLKLKIEGDLRVFPVSNSSSDVIDCLRKSALSKNVEILTKFFVKEISKTPDNIFNIFSLKKAKVTAKNIILSTGGNPSGYKLAQNLGHTIVKPVPSLFTFSTKEPNLDECSGVSIKGIDIEIKLNNKNFQNRGDLLITHWGFSGPAVLKLSSIAARELYSQKYKFNLIIKWSSFSYEELKEKVNYLRLNKGKVNLINSRPVPLLTKRLWIFLLKKIGIDKDKKWADLLADEREKMINTLMRDKYIISGKGPFGEEFVTSGGIKINEVNFKSMESLICPGLFFSGEVLDVDGITGGFNFQHCWTSGWIAGMAVSKLNQSIIN
- a CDS encoding DMT family transporter encodes the protein MIGILSAFGAAASWTYACFIWRSQTQKYKTIDINLIKNIIAFLVFTPAFISISSTTELKNIFILLVSGIIGIGLGDTFYLKSLQTIGTRKTLSVETLSPLMAAFSGEIFINEDLTIKSWVGLIIVSISLFIILKKGNDFKDENSPLLEKNNFKIFAFPFLSVLCAVLGGLFSRIVFLQSNLSPFITTEIRLIGAIIFLITLKGFKINFFLKNIEKKEQKKFLLSILLGTNIGILLQQIVFKTLPIGIGWALLSTSPVISLLFAKNEEREITKKIIFFTCFLFFGLTLIII
- a CDS encoding DUF805 domain-containing protein, which produces MLNDFFIAYKEFWIKATDFKGFTSRSDWWLVQLANLIISFLTIPIFLKTYGFNAYGLVCIIPQIAIDIRRIRDFGKDWKWIFINLIPIFGWILWFIWLGFGKTGNGKNKLM
- a CDS encoding restriction endonuclease subunit S; the encoded protein is MNKIINKKHNKSEPWFKWLTRELNSYEAFKDFESGKNPRDVAEDFISRNSTAISKVFEDFDEEDKDILDQFLKLTECEMHVFRILEKQIEFSKKVRFVDFKKRKK